The Medicago truncatula cultivar Jemalong A17 chromosome 4, MtrunA17r5.0-ANR, whole genome shotgun sequence genome includes a region encoding these proteins:
- the LOC11445937 gene encoding probable WRKY transcription factor 3 has translation MVGGGNGEWPSGGGFSPGPMTLLSNLFGDNDDCKSFSELLAGDTLDVEHGGGGGGGRGGGGLSPLAMFTAPPQQTLAQAYSNAQNQSEHQFSVSVVPTTTSLTQVPAITFNNIAQQLIPNSVEYSSNSEQRLQKSSFVNVDKANDDGYNWRKYGQKQVKGCEFPRSYYKCTHPSCLVTKKVERDPVDGHVTAIIYKGEHIHQRPRPSKLTNDNSSVQQVLSGTSDSEEEGDHETEVDYEPGLKRRKTEAKLLNPALSHRTVSKPKIIVQTTSDVDLLEDGYRWRKYGQKVVKGNPYPRSYYKCTTPGCNVRKHVERVSTDPKAVLTTYEGKHNHDVPAAKTNSHNLASNNSASQLKSQNAIPEMQNFNRRGQHQPSAVAHLRLKEEHI, from the exons ATGGTTGGAGGTGGAAATGGAGAGTGGCCTTCAGGTGGAGGGTTTAGTCCTGGTCCCATGACTTTGCTTTCCAACTTGTTTGGTGACAACGATGACTGCAAGTCTTTCTCCGAGCTCCTCGCCGGTGACACGTTGGATGTTGAGCATGgaggtggaggaggaggaggaagaggtGGTGGTGGCTTGTCACCGTTGGCCATGTTCACTGCTCCACCTCAG CAAACGCTAGCACAAGCCTACTCAAATGCTCAAAACCAATCTGAACATCAATTTTCTGTATCAGTAGTGCCTACCACTACCTCATTGACACAAGTTCCTGCAATAACATTCAACAACATTGCACAACAACTGATACCGAACTCTGTTGAGTATTCTTCTAACTCGGAACAAAGATTACAGAAGTCTTCTTTTGTGAATGTTGACAAGGCTAATGACGACGGCTACAACTGGAGGAAGTATGGACAAAAACAAGTGAAAGGTTGCGAGTTTCCTCGAAGTTATTACAAATGTACACATCCAAGCTGTCTTGTGACGAAAAAAGTTGAACGCGATCCTGTTGATGGTCATGTAACTGCAATTATTTATAAAGGAGAACACATTCATCAACGCCCTCGTCCTAGCAAGCTCACAAATGACAATTCAAGTGTGCAACAAGTTTTATCAGGAACAAGTGACAGTGAGGAAGAAGGAGATCATGAAACTGAAGTAGATTATGAACCTGGTCTCAAGAGAAG AAAAACAGAAGCCAAACTCCTGAATCCAGCCCTTTCCCATAGGACGGTCTCAAAGCCTAAAATCATTGTGCAAACAACAAGTGATGTGGATCTCTTGGAGGATGGATATAGATGGCGCAAATATGGGCAGAAAGTTGTCAAAGGCAACCCATATCCAAG GAGCTATTACAAATGCACAACTCCGGGTTGCAATGTTCGGAAGCATGTTGAGAGGGTTTCAACAGATCCTAAAGCTGTATTGACAACATATGAAGGAAAACATAATCATGATGTGCCAGCAGCCAAGACTAACAGTCATAACCTTGCTAGCAATAATAGTGCATCACAGCTAAAATCACAAAATGCCATACCTGAGATGCAGAATTTCAACAGAAGGGGTCAACATCAGCCTTCAGCAGTGGCACATCTAAGATTGAAGGAAgagcatatataa
- the LOC25492974 gene encoding uncharacterized protein: protein MEISSGGCSPRIRVDHLKKDGSDETRLRQALELELSDHNHEIQSMNALDILRETIRILRFNSWAFMIIAFLLICPVSAVLLSNVLVDESIVKNLTIRLMLVAETSGLPLRPMIKQSCQRFADTVIASAMCFPLYATLLLLSKTAVVYSVDCTYSRKKFDGSKFCVIVAKFWRKILATYMWACTVIVGCITMFCVFLVAFCSALAVLGFSPNVVVYAALMVGLVFSVVFANAIIICSVALVISVLEDVSGAQAMLRSSILIKGQTQVGLLIYLGSTIGMAFVEGLFEHRVKTLSYGDGSSRMWEGPLLVIMYSFVVLIDSMMSAVFYFSCRSFSMENSNGDGNSILETMAISAETMGIQ, encoded by the coding sequence ATGGAGATTTCAAGTGGAGGTTGTTCTCCTAGGATTAGGGTAGATCatttgaaaaaagatggatCAGATGAAACACGTTTACGTCAAGCATTAGAATTGGAACTTTCTGATCATAATCatgaaattcaatcaatgaaTGCTTTGGATATTCTTAGAGAAACTATAAGGATTCTTAGGTTTAATTCATGGGCTTTTATGATAATCGCCTTTTTGCTTATTTGTCCTGTTTCTGCTGTGCTTTTGTCTAATGTATTGGTTGATGAATCTATTGTGAAGAATCTTACTATTAGGCTTATGTTGGTTGCTGAAACTAGTGGTCTTCCTTTGAGACCTATGATTAAGCAATCTTGTCAGAGATTTGCGGATACGGTTATTGCTTCGGCGATGTGTTTTCCTTTGTATGCTACATTGTTGTTATTGTCGAAAACAGCTGTGGTTTATTCTGTTGATTGTACTTATTCGAGAAAGAAGTTTGATGGTTCGAAGTTTTGTGTGATTGTGGCTAAGTTTTGGAGGAAGATACTTGCGACATATATGTGGGCTTGTACAGTTATTGTTGGTTGCATCACTatgttttgtgttttccttgttgcGTTTTGTAGTGCATTGGCTGTTCTTGGATTTTCTCCTAATGTTGTTGTGTATGCTGCATTGATGGTTGGGTTAGTTTTCTCTGTTGTATTTGCCAATGCGATAATCATTTGCAGTGTTGCGTTGGTGATCTCGGTTCTGGAGGATGTTTCCGGAGCGCAGGCGATGCTAAGGTCGAGTATTTTAATTAAGGGTCAGACTCAGGTGGGTTTGCTAATATATCTTGGATCGACAATAGGAATGGCCTTTGTGGAGGGGTTGTTTGAGCACAGAGTAAAGACACTGAGTTATGGTGATGGATCTTCGAGAATGTGGGAAGGGCCGCTCTTGGTAATAATGTATTCGTTTGTGGTGCTTATAGATTCTATGATGAGTGCGGTTTTCTATTTCAGTTGTAGATCTTTTAGCATGGAGAACTCAAATGGCGATGGCAACTCAATTTTAGAAACTATGGCCATTTCTGCTGAAACAATGGGCATTCAATGA
- the LOC25492976 gene encoding uncharacterized protein, translating into MAPKMWDLLSESKRIINSQPRHYLNLYLIFLLPLSFLSQIFKHLQQQPPRNHSTITFLSIIFLLISSIFSYGAVITITYSVFHAFFDRPVKLKEAIKSITTSFFPLFATSIITYTLYFFVSFFLTFLIGIVLFLIVYLGNIDLIRVIANPQLIAIVLMLVIFPLILYLEVNLILVRVVVVVESSWGLEPLKRSWKLVKGMKWLGFSTMFLFVSLQMILAWISSYSWVLIFLVSPIAAVLSIYYIAVCTLLYIYCKEKHGEVEEELEVGKEKDEANLSLIPL; encoded by the coding sequence ATGGCTCCAAAAATGTGGGATCTTCTCTCTGAATCTAAACGCATAATAAATTCTCAACCTCGTCACTACCTTAATCTCTACCTCATCTTCCTCCTTCCCCTCTCTTTCCTCTCCCAAATCTTCAAACACCTTCAACAGCAACCACCCAGAAACCACAGCACAATCACCTTTTTATCTATCATCTTCTTACTTATCTCTTCCATCTTCAGTTATGGCGCCGTCATCACCATCACCTACAGCGTCTTCCACGCCTTCTTTGATCGACCGGTCAAACTAAAAGAAGCCATCAAATCCATCACCACTTCTTTCTTCCCCCTCTTCGCCACCAGCATCATCACTTATACTCTctacttttttgtttcttttttcttgacGTTTCTCATTGGAATTGTATTGTTTCTCATCGTTTATCTAGGCAATATCGACCTCATAAGAGTCATAGCTAACCCTCAATTGATTGCTATAGTTTTGATGCTTGTTATATTCCCTCTTATCTTGTATTTGGAAGTTAACTTGATTTTGGTGAGAGTGGTTGTAGTGGTGGAATCAAGTTGGGGTTTGGAACCTTTGAAGAGAAGCTGGAAATTGGTGAAAGGAATGAAATGGTTGGGTTTTTCAACCATGTTCTTGTTTGTGTCCTTGCAAATGATATTGGCATGGATAAGTAGTTATAGTTGGGTTCTGATTTTCTTGGTTTCTCCTATAGCTGCTGTGCTTTCAATTTACTATATTGCTGTTTGCACGTTGTTGTACATATACTGCAAAGAGAAACATGGTGAAGTTGAAGAAGAACTTGAAGTTGGGAAGGAAAAGGACGAGGCTAACTTGTCCTTAATTCCATTGTAG
- the LOC25492975 gene encoding uncharacterized protein, with the protein MAPNMWNVLSESKSIVNSQPHHYLTLSLIFLLPLSFLSLLFQFISKNFQQQLSTNPTTIISLYLLFIILSCIIAFGAVITITYSVFHACFNRPVKLKEALKSIITSFFPLLATATVAFVVFFFIFFLFGLLIGLVLFLITYLGHVDLKTNPNLVALCFMVLFMIVLLPLVTYLLVNLSFMKIIVVVESSWGFEPLRRSWKLVKGMKRLVLSTILLFGFLEVILLKISCYSLVLVLVISPILAILMLYNIVVNTVLYIHCKEKHGEVADVEFGNEKDGANLSLIPV; encoded by the coding sequence ATGGCTCCAAATATGTGGAATGTTCTATCAGAATCTAAAAGCATAGTAAATTCTCAACCTCATCACTACCTCACTCTCTCCCTCATCTTCCTCCTACCTCTCTCTTTCTTATCCCTCCTCTTCCAATTCATTTCCAAAAACTTTCAACAGCAACTCTCCACAAACCCCACCACAATCATCTCCTTGTATCTCCTCTTCATCATTCTCTCTTGCATCATCGCCTTTGGCGCCGTCATCACCATCACCTACAGCGTCTTCCACGCTTGCTTTAACCGACCAGTCAAACTCAAAGAAGCCCTCAAATCCATCATCACTTCCTTCTTCCCCCTCCTCGCCACCGCAACAGTTGCATTCGTCgtcttcttcttcatattttttctatttggACTTCTCATTGGACTTGTATTGTTTCTCATCACTTACCTAGGCCATGTCGACCTCAAAACTAACCCTAACTTGGTTGCGTTATGTTTCATGGTACTTTTCATGATTGTTTTACTCCCTCTTGTGACGTATTTGCTAGTTAACTTGAGCTTTATGAAAATTATTGTGGTGGTGGAATCAAGTTGGGGTTTTGAACCATTGAGGAGAAGTTGGAAATTGGTGAAAGGAATGAAAAGGTTGGTTTTGTCAACCATTTTATTGTTTGGATTCTTGGAAGTGATATTGCTGAAGATAAGTTGTTACAGTTTGGTACTAGTTTTAGTGATTTCTCCTATACTTGCAATTCTTATGCTTTACAATATTGTGGTTAATACGGTGCTGTACATACACTGCAAGGAGAAGCATGGTGAAGTTGCAGATGTGGAATTTGGGAACGAAAAAGATGGGGCTAACTTGTCCTTAATTCCAGTATAG
- the LOC11439856 gene encoding uncharacterized protein has protein sequence MSTTTSIASLKLWSILSESKRIINAHSRHFLALSVIFLLPLSFSLIVSPTIFHLLSTPSNSPTIHILLRQATSLLSLQLRTEEDIRFTPKTTTSLDLPLPLPLLLLPLFFLFFLSLCSLATITHSVFHGFFGRPVKLLSTVTSLLSSFLPLLTTTILSHLILFTISLPIPLLRLSFSFSEIIRTVSAILVLALSLLIFYIRISWTLSSVIAIVENTYGIQPLRRSAHLMNGMKYTGASCFFFFASLEGIMLWSGFLLARVVSDSGSWRDWAFMVQIVLTSAVMTVLMLYNAAANTVLYMYCKALHGELAEEIVEEFAWQYVSLPFDDGKVPHVVSVVHA, from the coding sequence ATGTCAACAACTACATCAATAGCCAGCCTGAAACTATGGTCCATCCTCTCTGAATCCAAACGAATCATCAACGCTCACTCCCGTCACTTCCTTGCTCTCTCCGTCATCTTCCTCCttcctctctctttctcccTCATCGTCTCTCCCACCATCTTCCACCTCCTCAGCACCCCATCCAACTCCCCCACCATCCACATCCTTCTTCGTCAAGCAACGTCTCTACTGTCTCTGCAGTTGCGCACAGAAGAAGATATCAGGTTTACACCTAAAACAACCACTTCTCTTGATTTACCTCTCCCCTTACCACTTCTCTTATTGCCtctcttcttcttgttctttctCTCCCTCTGCTCTCTAGCCACCATCACCCACAGCGTCTTCCACGGCTTCTTCGGCCGTCCCGTCAAACTTCTCTCTACAgtcacctctctcctctcctcCTTTCTTCCTCTCCTTACCACAACCATCCTCTCCCACCTCATCCTCTTCACCATCTCCCTCCCCATCCCCCTCCTCCGCCTCTCCTTCTCCTTCTCTGAAATCATTCGCACTGTCTCCGCCATCCTCGTTCTTGCACTCTCCCTTCTCATCTTCTACATCCGTATCTCATGGACACTCTCCTCCGTCATCGCCATAGTGGAAAACACCTACGGAATTCAACCACTCCGCCGGAGTGCTCATCTGATGAACGGAATGAAATACACCGGAGcttcttgttttttcttctttgcttcTTTGGAAGGAATTATGCTGTGGAGTGGTTTTCTTCTAGCTAGAGTTGTTTCAGACAGTGGTTCATGGAGGGATTGGGCTTTTATGGTTCAGATTGTGTTGACTTCCGCCGTGATGACAGTGTTGATGCTTTACAACGCCGCCGCGAACACCGTGCTGTATATGTACTGTAAGGCTCTACATGGTGAACTGGCGGAGGAGATTGTGGAGGAGTTTGCGTGGCAGTATGTGAGTTTGCCTTTTGATGATGGCAAAGTTCCTCATGTGGTGTCTGTTGTACACGCTTGA
- the LOC11445059 gene encoding probable protein S-acyltransferase 22, producing the protein MERSTSMRKHGWQLPYHPLQVVAIAVILALGFAFYVFFAPFVGKKMYQYIVVALYTPLITAVFGLYIWCAASDPSDPGVFNSKKYLKIPDSKMGFGLKSSKLGEESTPSMHDAKASTVGGNSMDNEAFGTGGNMKDNSHSVEKAISSSPCLSRFLLVCSPCAYICRCSGSSKESSDKQTSEDGMFYCSLCEVEVFKYSKHCRVCDKCVNHFDHHCRWLNNCIGKRNYGQFFTLMIAAMLLFILQWSTGMLVLICCFVERKQFAMEISSKLGSSFSMAPFVIVVSACTILAMVATLPVVQLFFFHILLIKKGLSTYDYIVAMRELEQEQEQLGVGGHQSPQMSTVSSFTALSSVSSFNALHRGAWCTPPRMFLEDQFDVVPTETGSVSSLGKRSLREEPLKKKNSGAVKISPWTLARLNADEVAKAAAEVRKKSKILQPVVRHDQASRLEPGSSFGSSGRRMVPTIDNNKKHDNKRIYLPADISMESMTKVSSNNTNMGFNGRSGFAPPHLRSAFQTSQAMSSSAGIVPSSPESSLDSPDIRPFQASRAEEARHLAGLSAAGVEALKETPLSRSTSDGYDASGGEDSDQVPSRVVQRISDLSSLLFRADQDERAFRPTLSSNMSHIRH; encoded by the exons ATGGAAAG aagcacaagTATGAGGAAGCATGGATGGCAACTACCTTACCATCCTCTTCAG GTTGTGGCTATTGCTGTGATTTTAGCTCTTGGGTTTGCTTTCTATGTGTTCTTTGCTCCTTTTGTTGGAAAGAAGATGTATCAGTATATTGTGGTTGCTCTTTATACACCGCTG ATTACTGCTGTTTTTGGACTCTACATCTGGTGTGCTGCATCAGATCCATCGGATCCTGGGGTTTTTAATTCCAAAAAGTATCTTAAAATCCCAGACAGTAAAATGGGTTTTGGGTTAAAGAGTTCTAAATTAGGTGAAGAGTCAACTCCATCAATGCATGATGCAAAGGCTTCAACAGTTGGAGGAAATTCCATGGATAATGAAGCATTTGGAACGGGAGGAAATATGAAAGATAATTCTCATTCAGTAGAGAAGGCAATTTCATCGTCTCCTTGTTTATCCCGTTTCCTCTTGGTATGCTCTCCTTGTGCTTATATCTGCCGCTGCTCTGGTTCAAGCAAGGAATCTTCTGATAAGCAAACCAGTGAAGATGGCATGTTCTATTGCAGTTTGTGTGAAGTTGAG GTCTTCAAATACAGCAAGCACTGTAGAGTCTGCGACAAGTGTGTAAATCACTTTGATCATCATTGCCGA TGGCTGAACAACTGTATTGGGAAGAGGAACTATGGGCAATTTTTCACCCTGATGATTGCCGCTATGCTCTTG TTTATTCTTCAATGGTCAACTGGAATGCTTGTGCTCATTTGCTGTTTTGTTGAGAGGAAGCAATTTGCTATGGAAATCTCCTCTAAGTTGGGAAGCAGTTTCTCTATGGCTCCCTTTGTTATTGTTGTG TCTGCCTGTACCATTCTGGCTATGGTTGCTACATTACCTGTTGTTCAGCTTTTCTTCTTTCATATCCTCCTCATTAAAAAG GGACTCAGCACATATGATTACATTGTAGCTATGAGGGAGCTGGAGCAAGAGCAGGAGCAGCTAGGAGTTGGAGGCCATCAAAGTCCCCAAATGTCAACTGTGAGCTCATTTACTGCATTGAGCAGTGTAAGCTCCTTCAATGCTTTACATCGTGGAGCATGGTGCACACCCCCACGCATGTTCCTCGAAGATCAG TTTGATGTAGTGCCCACGGAAACAGGTTCTGTGAGTTCACTAGGAAAGAGGTCATTGAGAGAAGAGccattaaagaaaaagaattctGGAGCAGTTAAAATTAGTCCTTGGACATTGGCGCGGCTAAATGCAGATGAGGTTGCTAAGGCAGCTGCTGAAGTAAGAAAAAAGTCCAAAATTCTGCAGCCTGTGGTAAGACATGACCAGGCTTCCAGGCTAGAACCAGGCAGCAGTTTTGGTAGCAGCGGCCGAAGAATGGTTCCTACGATAGACAACAATAAAAAGCATGATAATAAGCGCATTTACCTTCCCGCTGACATATCTATGGAATCCATGACAAAAGTTTCTTCCAATAATACCAATATGGGATTCAATGGAAGGTCTGGGTTTGCCCCTCCTCATTTACGTAGTGCATTTCAAACAAGCCAAGCGATGTCAAGCTCAGCTGGCATTGTTCCGTCATCTCCTGAGAGCAGTTTGGACTCGCCTGATATTCGCCCCTTTCAGGCATCGAGAGCCGAAGAAGCAAGACATCTTGCAGGTCTTTCAGCTGCTGGTGTTGAAGCTCTTAAGGAAACTCCACTGTCAAGGTCAACTAGTGATGGGTATGACGCCTCAGGCGGGGAAGATAGTGACCAGGTTCCCAGTAGGGTTGTTCAGAGAATTTCAGATTTGAGTAGTTTGCTTTTCAGAGCTGATCAGGATGAAAGGGCTTTTAGGCCTACATTGTCATCCAACATGAGTCACATCAGACACTAG
- the LOC25492973 gene encoding ethylene-responsive transcription factor ERN1, with product MMKRRKVREYEGDEKNTEEGNTEWKQIREEAASVAAALLRVRRARKRYIGVRQRPSGRWVAEIKDTIQNIRLWLGTYDTGEEAARAYDEAARLLRGPNTRTNFFLCQSSHYVPTLPPKIAKILLQRIKTRNTASYIPASAAPFPINHCDEQETKAEPEPHFFHQIEENFLESYDGASYSSSDITTFHCGSGTSEENFNQEGSREDFRLEYHCANNVDDGENNQVFNGEFEDCDVGLTDFQFLDTIGSLSHSYSSPFEIAEEMVGPMVDEKFNVDDSLLLRETFRMKYERKFSACLYTLIGVSECLRLQVGPENGNEF from the coding sequence atgatgaaaaggAGAAAAGTAAGAGAATATGAAGGAGATGAAAAGAATACTGAAGAAGGAAACACTGAATGGAAACAGATAAGAGAAGAGGCAGCATCAGTAGCAGCTGCTCTACTTAGAGTTCGAAGAGCGAGAAAACGTTACATTGGGGTGAGGCAAAGACCTTCAGGGAGATGGGTGGCTGAGATCAAAGACACCATACAGAACATAAGATTGTGGTTGGGGACCTATGACACTGGTGAAGAGGCTGCTAGAGCTTATGATGAGGCTGCACGTTTGCTTCGCGGTCCAAACACCCGCACAAATTTCTTTCTTTGCCAATCTTCTCATTATGTTCCCACTCTTCCTCCAAAGATTGCCAAAATCCTGCTTCAAAGAATCAAAACCAGAAACACTGCCTCTTATATTCCTGCTAGTGCAGCTCCTTTTCCAATTAACCATTGCGATGAGCAAGAAACCAAAGCAGAACCTGAACCCCACTTTTTTCACCAAATAGAAGAAAACTTTCTAGAAAGTTATGATGGTGCTAGTTATAGTTCTTCTGACATAACTACTTTTCACTGTGGTAGTGGGACTAGTGAAGAAAATTTTAACCAAGAGGGTAGCAGAGAGGATTTCAGATTGGAGTATCATTGTGCTAACAATGTTGATGATGGTGAAAACAACCAGGTTTTTAATGGAGAATTTGAAGACTGCGATGTTGGACTCACTGACTTCCAGTTTCTGGATACTATTGGGTCATTAAGTCACTCTTACTCTTCGCCATTTGAGATAGCAGAGGAGATGGTGGGGCCAATGGTGGACGAGAAATTTAATGTGGATGATTCACTGTTACTTCGAGAAACTTTTAGAATGAAGTATGAACGTAAATTCTCAGCTTGTCTTTACACCTTGATTGGGGTGTCTGAGTGTTTGAGGCTACAAGTTGGACCAGAAAATGGAAatgaattctaa